In Oreochromis aureus strain Israel breed Guangdong linkage group 20, ZZ_aureus, whole genome shotgun sequence, the following are encoded in one genomic region:
- the LOC116328402 gene encoding uncharacterized protein LOC116328402, producing MGCRLTRTKTKTREPAHHRHREERHYVDEYGQPVAVQVEAKRGHGHRRRRSHCAIECSVPTERHWEALRAMGLMEGEESQGDGYTAGPYYGHMTVSPDLYPPNGHMMMPPDAYPPNGYLPRSSNGQHPGNNYLPSVSYSLDHLDRLDYRGQEMLHYQPNSESCLIGCYGAEEVDPKNFPRQSDYRQPWRSERPLGYLPLSELDSGLGCGPDSPHNRMALSEAETDAMSSLPGHTPSSQGSSSSSESLISSEPSDSGFHSVSTGEHRRLHKIHGGHTHRQAHHLRSGHSPREQRGRWDLESIPETTPMTQPGVPQASHCSVGNSTTTTVHFHRAERSPTLPRHRSPPSPSIGCRTEPCQRRALWLEQQQHRRGGTVEGPGRSRTITDLSEGQRRRRASHPNMTDPNTAQINQPDTTSNALGPRSRASYPNNCHPASHLSIDKTSLTNHQNTMRNSPGSNRSREEDSLSKSPGSGSSGMSDWRGIQTLGNRPGKPKGTCSPFYSTLGAPQRSPRSPPSPRSRLSNQRSVRNQLLRARAYRLARERSEVTTDEEVRGEGGRLGEEEGEDGRLAGRYWSRTERRRHLALSRQHRERRGGGEEQTGSIQGSLSSQTVLELSHMKQNRLRNSKLLDDWTTVEELLTHGTRVESDSQLCPSPLLSVTTV from the exons ACTAAAACCCGTGAACCTGCTCACCACCGACACCGAGAGGAGCGTCACTACGTGGACGAGTATGGCCAGCCGGTCGCTGTGCAGGTGGAAGCTAAAAGGGGGCATGGTCACAGGAGGCGAAGGTCCCATTGTGCAATTGAGTGCAGCGTCCCCACAGAGAGACACTGGGAGGCCCTGAGAGCCATGGGGCTGATGGAGGGAGAGGAAAGTCAGGGAGACGGCTACACTGCAGG GCCTTATTATGGTCACATGACTGTGTCACCTGACCTATACCCTCCCAATGGTCACATGATGATGCCACCTGATGCCTACCCGCCCAATGGCTACCTCCCCAGATCATCAAATGGCCAGCACCCAGGCAACAACTACCTGCCCAGTGTGTCCTACAGCTTAGACCACCTGGACAGACTGGACTACCgg GGCCAAGAAATGTTGCACTACCAGCCTAACTCTGAGAGCTGTCTGATTGGCTGTTACGGTGCAGAAGAAGTGGACCCGAAGAATTTCCCCAGACAG tCGGACTATCGTCAGCCCTGGAGGTCTGAACGTCCTCTTGGCTACCTTCCCCTCAGTGAGCTTGACAGCGGATTAGGCTGTGGCCCCGACAGCCCACACAACCGGATGGCGCTCTCCGAAGCTGAGACAGATGCCATGTCATCACTGCCTGGCCACACCCCTTCCTCTCAAggatcctcctcttcctccgaGTCCCTAATCTCCTCTGAACCCAGCGACTCAGGCTTCCACAGTGTCAGCACTGGGGAGCACAGACGGCTACACAAGATTCACGGAGGCCACACTCACCGGCAAGCTCACCATCTTCGCTCAGGCCACTCCCCTCGTGAGCAGAGAGGACGCTGGGATTTGGAGTCAATTCCTGAGACGACACCGATGACCCAACCTGGAGTACCACAAGCATCACATTGCTCTGTGGGTAACAGCACGACCACAACAGTTCACTTCCACAGAGCTGAGAGGAGTCCCACTTTACCTCGTCACCGTTCACCACCCTCACCCTCTATCG GTTGTCGTACTGAGCCTTGTCAGCGGAGGGCGCTATGgttggagcagcagcagcacagacgaGGCGggactgtagagggtccaggtAGGAGTCGAACAATAACAGATTTGAGTGAAGGACAGCGGCGCCGCAGGGCGAGTCATCCCAACATGACAGATCCAAACACAGCCCAGATAAACCAGCCAGACACAACCAGCAATGCACTGGGGCCCAGGAGCAGGGCCAGCTATCCCAATAACTGTCACCCTGCTAGTCATCTGAGCATAGACAAGACGAGTCTGACCAATCACCAGAACACAATGAGAAACAGCCCGGGCTCGAACCGCAGCAGGGAGGAGGACTCGCTCTCTAAGAGCCCTGGATCCGGCTCCAGTGGAATGTCCGACTGGCGTGGCATTCAGACCCTTGGGAATCGCCCTGGCAAGCCAAAGGGCACATGCAGTCCTTTCTACAGCACTCTTGGAGCTCCGCAACGTAGTCCTCGCTCTCCACCCTCACCTCGCTCCAGACTGTCCAATCAGAGGTCAGTCAGGAATCAGCTGCTCAGGGCCCGGGCGTACCGTCTGGCCAGGGAACGCAGTGAGGTCACCACAGACGAGGAGGTGCGAGGAGAGGGAGGCAGACTAGGggaagaggaaggagaagaTGGACGGTTGGCGGGCAGATACTGGAGCCGGACGGAAAGGAGACGCCACCTGGCGCTGTCACGCCAACAccgagagaggagaggaggtggGGAGGAGCAAACTGGGAGCATTCAGGGGTCACTGTCATCTCAGACGGTGCTGGAACTGAGCCACATGAAGCAGAACCGACTGAGGAACAGCAAGCTGCTCGATGATTGGACAACAGTGGAGGAGCTGTTGACTCACGGGACTCGAGTGGAGAGCGACAGCCAGCTTTGTCCCAGCCCACTGCTGTCGGTCACTACTGTCTGA